The genomic interval gtaaaaaaatctTTAGCATGACAAGCTATTGAGCAAGATAACATTGCCAAAGCATTCAAAATAAAGACTTATAACAAGATACACACACAAACGCAGGCTGAGTGAATTTGAGAGTCAGTAGAATGTGCTTCTCAGAATTCAACGAAGAATTCtgagagaaataaacaaaagatgcacctattttaatgtttttactcCTGTCCACAAAGATGTAATAGCACTTCTTTTTGCATGCACACAAAAAGTATTTGCAGTAAATTTAGTGCTGATGAAAGATGCCAGATTGATAGCCCTAGGGACAGTGTTTCTCTGTATACACAGAACAGATATAGTACAGTGAGAAAGTTTGTACCCCTGCCAAAATGCCTTACGATACACAACTTATGCAACAGTCTTCACACTACAGAACCCTTTGCCTCTCcactgaaaatgtcaaaaatattGCTACTTAGTGTTCATTATAAGGGAAAATAAGACATGGACACTCTTACTAGCATCAGTAGGGACAGAATTCGAGGCATCagctcatttaaaaatgtttatttttgtgcTGAATGGCTCTTTTGTCATCTGTGAACTTTGCTGCAGTGTTTGTAAGTCTGCAAAGTCAATCTGCACCTGGTGTGAAAGTGCTTTCCTATTAAACAGCATGTCATTACAACAGAAAAAATAGCAAAGGAGGAGtggtttaacatttttttttccaaataagctTATACTAACATACATGACCACACACCTAGTGCTCAAAAACAATCTCAAAGGAGAACTAACTTGATAGTTTCACTTAATTGGTACCTGAGCACTCACTCTCCAGTGATCTGCACAATTGATCTAGCCCACTTTTAATGGACAGTAATTCCCTATTAATCAGGTTTTCAGTGCTAGGCTGGAAGCTACACTGTCACATGGAGCAGGCAGGCTTCCAAGGAACCTTGGATTCTTATTTCCCTTACTACTAATAGCTTGGCCAATACCAAAAAAACCTCCACTCCCCACGCAGCCCCTCATCAAATCCAAGCATCCAAGCATTTTTCATTGTCAACAGATTATACCTAGAAAAGCAGTAAGTTAAGGTTTATAAAGCATATTGATTGGCTCTAAATACAATTGTTGCTGACCTCATCATAAAGACTGATTTTCACTTTGAAGGAAGATGTCCAATACAACCCACAGGCTGCAAACTTACTGGATCTCAAACCAGACTGTGGCATAGGATTAAATGCTACTTCAGTCCTTGAGACGTTTCCTTTGTGCAGGTATGGGCTTGGAGTGGGGGACACTGATAACAAGGGAATAAGACAAAAGAATGAGGCTaccttctgatttttaaaaaataattcttcctaGAGActattttcctgtgaaaacagCGCTTACAGCACTTTCGAAGAAATCTCTTACCACTCCTCCTACTATTCTCCTTGGTCACCGTCCAAAGTAATACAACGAGACTAGCGAAGTATGCTGAATAAAATAAGTGAAAACAATAATTCTGTGACATCCTGCATCTCAGCAAGGCACAGAGACATTTCTGCCAATTCAAGCATAtagcagattattttattttcacattactGAAGCTAATATATTTAAGTGATTATTTCAGCTCTTTTTCTGAACATCAGTTCTGtttttgtaaagctttttttaaagctttttaaaacttttttaaaaattcacattaGAGGTGGTATTTGGTAAGAGGTAAGCCTTTCAGTAgatgcataattaaaaaaaagaacaatcaaTATTAATAGTAAATCTTATATTTTACAATAAGTTAATGATAAAATGGGTTATGGCgaataaaacagaaacataaaGAGTTTCTGAAACAATTATATGCTAGCAAACTTAATCTGTATTCTGAGCAAAATAGGAGTCTCTAACAATAAGTATCACTAACAGGACAATAAAAATTATGAACCTGCAAATTTCCATTCACAtacctcttgggtttttttgtgcaagaTGGGAATTCTACTGAATTTGTACTTAAAATGAAGTATGGGCATAAGAGTTTGAAAAACTGACATTAAGATGTATGTACTACTGCAATTTTCCCCCTTACTTAGAAATGCTTGTAAATATTTACTATGGTTAAGTGGTTAATACATAGCAAAATAATACTAAAAGGCTAATGCTTTAATATTAACttaaaaattacactttaaaTGGAGCCaaataaaagtaaatgcaaaagaCATATAGaagcattgagaaaaaaaaaaaaaatctcttcactgATCTTTTTGACCCATACAACTAATGAGCTCTTGTGGTTCAAGCATAGGCTGGAATCCAATCAAACAGGTAACCCTTCTGATTCCttctctgatttatttaaaaaaaacaataattagGAGGAAACGATAATTTCAGAGCACCCAACAATGCACTTAAATTACAAAGACATAAGGCTCTATGAGGTAAGACTAAATTCAAATATTTGCATGTGGCACTAGCTGgattaaattagaaaatatatgCCACAATCAGCCATTAAAAATAACTGTTCAAATGTCCTTGAGATACACTTTAATGTATTAAACACTACATTCTGCATtgtaatttctaaacaaaaactGTACAACACTTACCATTTTCCTAAGGTTTCATCAGTTTCTCAAGGATAATGACCAGGTCAGAAAGAGGTAGTCCTTTATGCATGCAAAATTCAGTATATATCTGGCAgttctaggaaaagaaaaaaaagaatcataaatTTATCCTATAGGTATCTATGGTCCAATGCAGGTAAGTGCTAAGATAAAGTAAATACAAATATGAAGACAAGTGTACCATTTCTAGTGCATAAAGAATGTCAGGGCATTTTGGCTTTACTTAGCAAACACTTCTCTGAATAATCTCAATTACTCTGAACAGCCCATTCAAAGATGACCCTAGCACTCCCGAATACTCTGACTGGCAACAAAAAATTCCCAAATTTTTTAATTATCCTTAAAAATATATGGAATACAACACACCTAACCTTTCCGTGGCCATAGCTATCAATAAACTTTGATAAGGAATGCTGAATTAGGACATTACTAAACACTTGCTTTAAGAAAACCAAGTTCTGCTTGATGTTCTAAAAGTCCTATGAATTTCTGAATTATCAGACTAATTAATGAGAgggaaaaagctattaaaaacatAAAGTCCAGTTTAAAAATGGGTTGAGGTCTATCCCATCATCCAGCTGAACAGTCTGCACATTTCCCTTAAGGCACAGGAAAGACTATTACAGCACTCAGAGTAAAAGAGcagagtatttgaaaataaattgcagatATGAAGAACTGCTGCATTCAACAAGGCATTTGCAATCTTTCCTAAATTCAGCGCAGCCCCTCCTCATGCCACATGCAGATCCACCAGAGAATAGCAAAGCCACAATTTTCTGTCCCAGGTTCTGTTTAATAGAGATACGTCAAACAAAATGACTTTGTTTAGTAAGTAGGCACGTGTTAATTTCTTACTTTACAAACTGAGAAATGAGATACAAGAAATTAAGCATTTTGCACAAAATCATACAGAAAGTCTACTTTTGAGCCGTTAATTTGAAGACCAGTCTGCTCCATGATTGCCAGATCACCCTTGCCTTCTGCACAAACTAGACAGGGAGCGGGGAAACACGTTTGGGAGGATTCTCTCTCCCCTTCGCCAGAACTCTATCACACCATGGCCACTCACCTGCCACTGACAGGTTTTAGCACAGTATCCCTGAAGGACGAACTCCAGTTTCACAGAACTTGAATACGGTTTGAAGATGATTCTAAAGTTATTTCTTGTTAAGGCATTAGGGAAATCGTTGAAAGGACATTGTCGCTGCTGTTGAATTACAGGTTTTACCTAAAACGTAATTGCAAGACAGTATCGGGCAGAAAGAAGCCGATAAGGACTGCTGTCAGAGATGGGCCAGAGCAGGATCCTGCACCTGCTGAAGGCAGCAGGGCGATACAAAGAACCGAGTCCCCGAGTGACTATTTAGCTGCAGACGCGGAGATCAAAGACTCCCGAGAAACACCCAGGCAAACCTCAAACTAAATACGTAGCTCCTGGGACTTCCACCAACAAACCGAGCAGACATCCCTCCACCGGCGCCCGGCAAAACGCTTCTTGCCGGCCGAAACCTCCCCCGCTCCTCGACGACCAACGGCCGCCACACGACTTATCCCTTCGGTTTAGCCCCAGAGATACCGCTCCGGGTGAAGGAACCGCAGCGCCGGCACCTGCCATCCCGGCTGAGGCGGGTAGAGAGCTCAGCCCGCCCTGCCTGCCCGGTACTGGCCTCCCCGCGCCGCGGCCGTTTAACCGCCGCCCGCGCGCGCTCGCTCGGTCGCCTCACGGCGGAGCTTCGCCGCCGGGCGGGCGCCGGGAGGGTGCCGTCCCCGCCGCCTCGCGAGGCGGCGGGGACGGCACCCTCCCGGCGCCCGCCCGGCGGCCCTCACCCCCCCTTTCCCCCGCCCCGTAgcccccggccgcggccgcggccggggcgaGCGGAAGGCGGCGGTGCGCGGCACCGAGGGAAACATCTCCCCTTCGCCTCCTGCCGATAAGCCCCCGTCAGCTCACCTCAGCTCCGTTACGGCTCGGGCGGCCGGGACCCGCCACCCGGCATGGCGTGGAGGTGAGGGGGATGGTCCTGCCGCGCCGCCGTTGCCGCAGGCTCCCGGCggtgcagggctggcaccataGAGAAGACGGCGGGATGAGAGACCTCCAACGATAGAGCGGAAGCGCGCTAGAGAGGCCGGGGAGAGGCGGAAGTGACGCTCCCGTTGCCGCGGGGATCGCGCTCCCGGTGCTGTCTAGCGTGGGTCGGTGGCGGCGCGGTGATGCtggcgggccgggccccgccgggcgCTCCGGGCTGCCGCCGTCTCCTGGCGGCGGCTctggcggcggggctgcggccgctGCTGTGCGGGCTGCGGCCGTGCTGGGCGAcggcgaggcgggcggcggggcagtGGCCGAGCCCGGGCCTGCGGGTGCcggaggcggcggaggcggaACGGCTGGTGCAGCAGGCGCAGCAGCTGCAGCGGATCAGAGCTCCGCTCCGCCGCTTCATCGCCTGCCCGCAGTTAGCGCGCACTGTGCAGCGTTGCCTGCAGGGCGGAGCTAGTCCCGATCCCCGGCTCGTCCTGCTCGAGTGCGCGCCCGGTAAGCTAACCCGAGGCTCCGACCGTCCTTTCTCTACCCGCCTTCCCGCTGCCCTCCGGCGGTGGGCCTCTCCGGGGCTGAGCCGTCCCCGGGACAGCCGGGACGCGGCGCTGCTCGGCGTGCCCCAGTGACCTTGCGGCGTCAGCGTCAGCTGCCGCCCTCGCCACCGGCGGTATCGGGCGCCCGACCCTGCTCTTCGGGGGCCGCGGAGAGGTGGTGGTGCCGAGAGAGGGGAACGGGACCTTTCCTCGCCCGGGGTTTCGGGCGGGGGTGGCGGCTCCGTTCTGCGGCGGCGCTGCCCGGGCCCTCCGGGACGGGATCCGTGCTGGGGGGGCTACGCCGGACGCCCCCCTAGGGTCCTCCTGGGCGGGCGTTGGCGACCGGCAAGTCCGCGTGTGTGCCGCGGCACTGCGGTATGCCTGGGGCAGGTGGCGACGGGGGTCCGTTTACACAGAGCTTTGCAGGGAATGAGCGAGTGCTTAGCCTGGAGACTTGAGTCGCTGGTGTTAAAACTTTGCTGTAGAGGTAGTAAAGATGTAAATTTCTGTCCCGGTAATATTCTTGGTTTTGTAGGTGAACTTTATCTCTTGTCAGCAAATGCACGCCTAAGACTGTGGGCCATTATGCAGCTAGCCCTCTGCagttacttaatatttttttacatttctgcagaGGGTATTTTATTTGTAGAGATCATACAGGTAAGGTTTCAAGGTAGATTTCAGCTGGCAGAGGAAATAGCACTAGAAACATTTGAAACACTAACGTTCCTCCCTATCTGACTGTAATGCTGTGCTTAGTGTAATTCACAGCAATCTCAGACAGGCTGCatgtaaatctttttttctaactCTTGTTTTGAAGTGTGTTTAAACAAACACAATTTATCTCCTGTTGAAGGTGGTATGTCCCAAGTGTTGTGTTGGTAAATCACTAAAGGAAATCACttagaaaaaaagtgctttttaattttattttttttttcccccttcaggtCCTGGAATCTTGACCCGAACTCTGCTCAATGCAGGTGTTAGAGTGGTAGCTCTGGAAAGCAACTCAGCTTTCCTTCCAAACTTAGAGGTACACTTTTGATTTGATAGCACATTTCTAAaacttaaaggggaaaaaataacttaCAAGTGTTTAATAACTATTGGATCAAAAAGGAATTAGCTAGTGATCGTTACTTGTAACATCTGAAATAACACTTAATAATAGTACGTATTGTTTGGTTTTACGTTGCATGTTCAGCAGTAGAGGTTTGGATCTCACCTGACTTAAAATGTGTATAAAAGGCATTCTGTCTGTGTATATGAAGAATTCCAGTTGCAAATCATTAAATGCAGTGGTTTGCTTAGTTGAGTATAgctttttttgcaaaacattgcAGAACATGTTACTAATTTAAGAATGTGTTTTAAAGCTCCAGTTGAACAGCACGAAAATGTCAAAATGTCCTGCACAATGAAGGAAGCTATTCTTTTTATCAGCTGTAAGAAGCAGCTCTGAGATTTGACTCTTGTTAACTGGGTAACAATTTTAGGCAGTGCttgaacatattttttttgtttgggttgggtgtTTTGCAAGACAGGTTACTGCACCCAGATTTCTTCAGCTGAAACTAATTTTATTCAGTCCCTAGAGAATAGCCTGGATGGACAATTAAAGGTAATTTATGGTGACTTCTTCAGACTGGATCCTTTGGTGACTGGAACAGTGAAACCACCTGCTGTGTGTTCTGACAAACTTTTTGAAACCATGGGTGTAGCAGCAGTTCCTTGGAGGGCAGGTATGTGTATCTGATCAAACACGTTACAAATACATTTGAAGGGTGCATAGGCAGTTTGGCAAAATCTTTGGGATTTGCTTGAGGTGTATATTCTATTTAATATATATGCTGGATTAATGGATGCCATTTCCTACATTTCAGCTTATCTAGGTTCTTGATAGCTTTAAAAAACCCTTGTGGAAATATGAAATCTCAGGTGTTTGCTTGCCTTTAATAAAGGTTTAGTCTAATGCAAACTGGGCTAAGCTTTGACTAAAGCTTGAATTGTATTAGGTTATTGAACAACATGGGCTGACAGTTTCTTTTCTCAGTTGTTTGTAGTTTAGACATTAGCATTAATGAGATTGTCTAGTACATACTGCAaaattttaaagatacttttacACACTATTGAAACAGATGTACCTCTGAAAATTTTTGGAATCTtaccagaagaaaaggaaaggaacacGCTTTGGAGGCTTCTTTTTGCCCTGTATGAATGCAGTTCCATATACAGATATGGAAGAGTAGAACTCAACATCTTTATAAGTGAAAAAGAGTACAAGGTATGTGTAAGAGGTTTTACAGGTAGTAAAGAATAAGTAGTGCTTCACAGAACACAAAAACATTTATATTGTATAGTTAATGTTTTTGCtagtgaatttattttttctggcagAATTTTTAAGTCGCGTCTGTTTCCTACTTGTTCTCTTTATGCAGTAGTAGCACTGTTGAGAAACATTCTGTTGTCACATAACCACAAATCTTACAAATGTGAAGACTGGTCCTTGAGAAGGATATGCAGCAGCAGGCTAGCTGCTTTCCATTGTAACTTGTGAGGTGCTTAAATTCTGTAATGTGCTTTTGCAACAAAATTGCTTACTAGTTGCAGGTAATAGCCAATGAAGACTGAATTCAAAATGCCTTGTGAAGAGGATTGAGAGTTACTAAATACCATACTCAGGTGCATTGTCCTCTTGATCCACTTTTGTACGCAGTACTGAAAACAACTGAGGCAAAATATGAGTGATTTACACACCTTTTTATTAAGGTTCTGTACACCAAGGTGCAGAGCAGCTTTCTGGGTTATGCGTTCCTAATTTACGCTGTCCCAAACCTCTGGAACTGTACTTATAGTTCAAGTGTACTCCTTTCTGCGAAACTGTGAGGTTCATACAGAGCTGCAAACCTTTAATTACATGAAGTAAGCGAAGACTTCCAGGTGTGCTTACACAACCTGTGTTGTGTCTAACAccctactgaaaaaaattaaaagtcttAAGTATATTCTTCTGTGAAATGACAGGTTGGCCCCCACTGAAATATCCACTTAAATGGTATGTTTTTA from Accipiter gentilis chromosome 28, bAccGen1.1, whole genome shotgun sequence carries:
- the TFB2M gene encoding dimethyladenosine transferase 2, mitochondrial isoform X1, translating into MLAGRAPPGAPGCRRLLAAALAAGLRPLLCGLRPCWATARRAAGQWPSPGLRVPEAAEAERLVQQAQQLQRIRAPLRRFIACPQLARTVQRCLQGGASPDPRLVLLECAPGPGILTRTLLNAGVRVVALESNSAFLPNLESLENSLDGQLKVIYGDFFRLDPLVTGTVKPPAVCSDKLFETMGVAAVPWRADVPLKIFGILPEEKERNTLWRLLFALYECSSIYRYGRVELNIFISEKEYKVLTAKPGEVRAYQALTILWQVGCEIQLLHMEPWSSFLTNLKNGGQAVPKSTWLPNDHLCLVRLTPQQNLFTGGLKPTNSSTFIFMVKQCLARPRSRLTDKLNSWSLDNGGKLLRELEIPDNAEARNLYPEDYRRLFEALQNSNMFTETWFHNEVLDSIRNINL
- the TFB2M gene encoding dimethyladenosine transferase 2, mitochondrial isoform X2, with the translated sequence MLAGRAPPGAPGCRRLLAAALAAGLRPLLCGLRPCWATARRAAGQWPSPGLRVPEAAEAERLVQQAQQLQRIRAPLRRFIACPQLARTVQRCLQGGASPDPRLVLLECAPGPGILTRTLLNAGVRVVALESNSAFLPNLESLENSLDGQLKVIYGDFFRLDPLVTGTVKPPAVCSDKLFETMGVAAVPWRADVPLKIFGILPEEKERNTLWRLLFALYECSSIYRYGRVELNIFISEKEYKVLTAKPGEVRAYQALTILWQVGCEIQLLHMWLPNDHLCLVRLTPQQNLFTGGLKPTNSSTFIFMVKQCLARPRSRLTDKLNSWSLDNGGKLLRELEIPDNAEARNLYPEDYRRLFEALQNSNMFTETWFHNEVLDSIRNINL